Part of the Triticum urartu cultivar G1812 chromosome 2, Tu2.1, whole genome shotgun sequence genome, GAATAAAtttacacttaaaatgcatctatatatatatatatatattcgtATGTGATTCATAATGAAATCTCTACAAAGTCTTATACTACCTCCGTTTCAGTTTACAAGTCTTGCGCGTATACCTAGGTTATCAATTTTATCATcctaatataaactatataacataAAAATTATACCTTTTGAAAGTAGAAACTTCAAAGTTTATGTTGGTATATTTTTTataatatatgacttgtattaggttggtcaaattgaCGACCTAAAAATACGCGCACGCCCTGTAAACCGAGAGAGAGGTagtatttaggaacagagggaatacatgcaaaaaatgagcttgtttttttttcatttattGGCCGAAATTTTGTACTTTTGGTGTAGCATATAATACAACGTATTATTGAACGAAATATCGCAAGTACTCAGAGTACATGCATGCATATTCATATAAAAACATCAAAAGAAATTAAATCTTGTAAGCATCATTTTTTAGGGGTTCAAAGAAAAACGTGTTGCAATGTACCCATGCTTTTTATGACGATCCCAATGCGAGGAATCTGGTAGAGTTGCCCTAACCAATAATTGAGGACGCGCTTCATAACCCAACGCGCTTCACTCGTCAGTCGCCAGTCGCCACCCCAGTCGCTCGGCCGACTCCAGCAGCAGTCTCCTCCACCTCCAGCCACCGAGCTAGGGTTTCGACCCAAAGCGCACCTTCGCCGTTTCCGGCGCCGCCGCCGGAAATCGAGGCACGGCGACTCCAGCGACCTCCTCCAGCCGCTGCACGCCGtccccgacctcctcctcccACGGAATCGACCGCGTCTTCCGTCAGTCAGCCGAGCGCCTGCCCCGACCTGCAGCCGCCGGATTCGATTCTCGCCTAGGTAATGCCTCTAGATCCACTCTAGCGTATGCTTTCCCATGTGATTTCCATGCGCATTATACGTGATGATCCACTGAGGCCTTGTTTACTTAATCCCAACCCCAACCAGGCCGGAATCCCCTTCATTTCGCGGGGAAACCTGTGCATCTAGCTCTAGTCTGTAGTTCAGCCCCAAACCTGAAGCTTCCTTGTGGGGCTGTGGGGCTGGACTCATAAGAAGACACTCATGTCACACTCACGTGCTGATGCTGCTCGTTCGTGTTATGCTGGACTACCTATTTTGTTCTTTCCAAGTAGGCATGATATATGAGCTCTTGTGTTTGCTAGGACGAGTGGGATAACAATATTTTTAAAAGTCAGGAAAAAACAGATGCCCGGCAATTATTCAGAAATTTACTGCATATATGGCATATACGCAGATAGATGATTATAGCTGCTGCGTGCTTCATACGAGCAAAGGTTGCAACCTGGCTTTGCATCTTTAGTTCAGTGCTTCAAATGCTCATCTTATCTCTCTATTCTTCCTCCATTTCTTGTTAACACCACATGTTGTTTCTGGTGCTTGCATGCAAAAGTATCCTTTATTTGTGGAGTAAATTTTACATGAGAAGATTTCTTTAAAGTTTTCCCCTCCCTTCATCAAATTAACCTTGATATATTGATATGGACTATGGAACTAATGTTTGCCTTGCGTATCTCTGGTTAAGCAGGTTGGATGTGGACCTCCGTGATTACTTGGTGAAGAGGAACTTGCAGAACACTGCAAAGGCATTCCAAATCCAAGCGGAAGGCAATTTATCGCCAGACTCTGTTGTTGAGTGCTACTCCGTGATGTATCCGGATCAAATTACGTAGTTGTCAGGAGGGCTCCATTTTAGTTTCCAAGCTCTATCTTTCTGCATTAGGGCCAAATATTTTGGCTCCTAGATCTATTATTTCCCAGCCAAGAGGACGCATATAGTCAGGTAGACAGTGCCATTTTTGTCGACTTTATTTGGTTACCGTGACAATGTGCAAAGCATAGTACTGTGTTCGTGAGTTCGTCTCATTTTATCTATATGCGAGTCTGATCCTTGTGTATTACTAATACTACATATCTCTGTATGAGAAATCTGGATCAGGTCACCTGATATGGTTTCAGTTTTCGCTTGTTTTTTTCTCTTCTAAAAATAGCTGAACTCTCCTTCAGATTTCCTGATCTGTTTGTATAGGCAGTCTATAAATCGCAAGTGCCTCTGTTCATATAGGCCATTATATATTTTTTGTGGTATTCTTCAATCTACTGATGGTGTAGGACATGTGTTTTTCCCTGCATTCTTTATTTCAGGAACTTACCATTGGTACATTTTTCAGCGAATCACTGAACAACTTGAAGCTTCTAATGGTGGAACCATTGACAGTTGCTGCCGGGATAGGATGGGGCATGAAAGCTGCAGGGTGGGTTGCCTCGCCCATCATCTCTGAGCTTTTCAAGAAAGCTTCCCCCTACGTAGGCTTTGACGCATAGAAGAAGCTGAAGGAACTTGAGACAAAGATTTTACTGCTGGAGCAggtgatggaaatggtggatgagaGTCGTCACAGGGGTCGTCTCCAGCAGCTGTTCGAGGATCTTAAGTCTGCTTTTTATGAAGCTGAAGAAATATTGGATGATGTTGAATATCACCGTCTTAAGAAGCAGATCAAAGATAATAAGATGAAGCCAGACAGCGACGTGTCTCTACGTAAGAGGGATTGGGTGAAGAAGAAGCTCCAATCTGCCGTGCCGAGCTTCCCCCTAAAAGATCAGGTCATTTCCTGCCTCTATGCGTTTTTATTTCTTTCCGGCCTATAAGTTTTTCTGCAAAAATATTACATGGAAAGATCTGAGAATTTCTAAGAATACCATCGCAACCTCAATTTTCTGGTTTATTTGTGGCACACTGGCTTTACAACTTAGCAACCATAACCTTCCTTGAAAAAGCAACATAATGACTTGCTTAAGGACAAGCAAAATCTTCATATACACCACTAGTACTAATTGAACTCTGTTCATAGTATTCTTAATATCGTCAATTAAGTCCTAAAAGTTCTGTTCGTCTCCTCTAGAGACCAGATGTAACCTTGACTAGATTTAGTGCAAATCAAGCTAAAATTTGGATTTCCTTCAGTTTATTAGTGTGGGCTTCTGTTTTCTTATTCGTCGAATCCTCACTTGCTATTTTTTTTCAGAAGAGTGGTATGGCAAAAACTAAGTTGAAGCAGAGCCTAGACAAAATAGAAAAGGTCATAAATGATACATGCGGAATTTTGGAAAAGATGAACTTGCCAAGCATAATAAACGCTAACCGGAGCCATGCTGTTGCTGCTAGCTCACGAGGTGCAGTCACTACTGCGACGCCTCCATTAGTGGTAATTGGACGAGGTGAAGATTGTGATAAGATTGCTGCAATGCTTCATGAGACGGAACAAGATGGTCTTCCTGGCACCAATAGTACTCTGCGTTATTCTGTAATTGGCATTCATGGCATCGGTGGTTCTGGGAAGTCAACCCTTGCACAACTTGTTTGTGACCGTGAGAAAAAGGATAAGCAAGAGAAAAAGGATGGTCATTTTGACCTTGTTATGTGGGTTCATGTTACTCAGAGTTTTAGTGTGGATACCATTTTCAAGATGATGTTTAACGCAGCTACAGGGACTCCGTGCCCTCATTTCGATAATCCTGACATCTTAGAAGTTAATTTGAAGAATGAACTGCAAGGAAAACGGTTCCTCTTGGTACTAGATGATGTTTGGTACAGTAATGGAGATGATGTGCAGTATGAGAAGCTGCAAAAGATACTTACACCACTGAACGCTGGAGAGGCAGGAAGCAAGATCCTCTTGACTAGTCGAACTGAAGATGCATTGATAGCTCTAGGTGCTGAAGAGCAGAGACGCATTCTCATTCCTGCCCTAGATGAAGATGTCTTCCTGAAGTTATTCATGCATTATGCACTTCCCAGTGTACCCATTGATGATGGTGTTCGAAGAACACTTGAAGACATCGGGAAAGAGATTGCAAAAAAGCTGAAGGGATCACCTCTAGCAGCCAGAACAGTGGGTGGACAACTGCGTACAAGAACAAATGTTGATTTCTGGTTAGGTGTTCGAGATGGGGACATTCTTAACGAGACGATGGGAGCTCTTTGGTGGAGCTACCGACATCTTGATGAGCAGGTCAGGCGATGCTTTGTTTACTGCAGTATTTTCCCTCGGAGTCGTTGCTTGAAACGAGATGAGTTGGTTAAACTGTGGGCTGCAGCAGGGTTTGCTAGAAGTGCTAATCAAGGGGAGGATACGGAAAATATTTGCCAGGAATACTTTGATCAACTAGTGTCAGCCTCATTTCTGCAAATTGGAGTAAGGGATCAAAATGACTACTATATAGTACATGACCTGCTGCGTGATTTAGCGGAGAAGGTGGCCGGAAGGGATCATCTCAGGATCGAAAACCATGCGAAGTTAATAAAGCATGACTTTTGTTATAAGAAATTAGAATGGATAATTGAAGGCTCTGCAGTAGATGTTGACGTTCAACATGTTTTTGTTCAGACCTATGATGCAGCATTGATTACTGAGAAGATATGTAAACTGAAAAGCTTACGCACTCTCATCATTGATAGTGTATGGGCTGCACCAGTTGAGAAGAAAGTTTTGGAGCATATGTTTGTGAGGCTAAAGAAGTTGCGGGTGCTTAGCATAGCTATCAGTGCAGATTACGGACAAAAGATGTTGTCAGTCCCAGCATCAGTTGGTCAGTTAAGGCATCTACGATATCTTGCTTTTCGGACTAAAGAGAGTCAATTGCTGTCTATGAGGCTTGTTTTACCAGGCACTTTGAGCAAGCTTTACCACATGCAGGTCCTACATTTTGGTGGTAATTTGCTGTTAACCTCTTCTGAAGATTGGTGTGACCTCATCAACTTGCGGCATGTAATCTATTCTAAAGATCTGAAAATTGGAAGCATTGACAGGCTGACATCACTGCAAACGTTGGGAAGGTTCATGGTAAGGAAGGAACAAGGGTACCAGTTAAAGCAACTGGGGAACCTAAACAAGCTTGGTGGCGAACTGTGCATTTGTGGCATCGAAAACATTGAAAGCAAGGCGGAAGCTCTTGAAGCCAATCTGGCTGATAAGGGCGGGCTCAGAAAACTGGTACTGCAGTGGGATGGTGTAGCGAGTGCAGAAGTTGAGACAGAGGTACTAGAGGGTCTTTGCCCACCCAAGTATCTCGATGAATTGACAATCGAAGGTTACATAGGTCTGAGGTATCCAAGCTGGATGGATGGTGAGGACAACGGTGGCCCAAAGTACTTGAAAAATCTCAAGTTCAGTGGATGCAGCCAAGAACTGGGTCCAGAACTTCGTGGGTTCGTCAGTCACCTCCGTGTGCTCAGTATCCAGTTCTGCAGCTGGGTCTccttgccagattgtatggagcACCTTCGGTCACTGCATGAGCTGAGTATCCGCTGCTGTAGTAATATTCGGTCGCTTCCAACAATGCCGCAGTCACTTCAGGACTTTCGAGTCCATGCATGCAATGATGTGTTGATGGGTTCGTGCAAAATAATTGGAGATCCAAATTGGGAGAAGGTTCAGCACATTCCGCGCGCACGTATTGGAGGTAAATCAAGTCGTTCTCACAATTACATCGTTTTGTTTGCAAAACATCGCTATGTGCTTCTAATCTGTTTGCTAAACTCTCAAACACCAGGCTACGTGCTAACAATGGGAGTTGTTAGAGAACCCGAAGAAGCACAAGCTGAAGTGGTTAGCGACTGAAATGGTGATGCAGACTGCAGTCACTGCGTCATAAACACTGGTTTTTATCTGTTCCCATCGAATTCATGTTTTATCAAACGCACCGTAATAAGTAGTTCTGTCTGTGAAACCACGAACACTGAAACTGTGTGTTTCCGGTGGTTTGTAATGCCGAAGAATGCTGAACACCCAATCTATTTGTTTCCGATGGCTTGCAATGCGCTGTTGCAAATGTTAGCACTTGTTGGATAAATGCAGTGTCGCATTATTTCTTCCTTTCATGCATTGACCCAAAAATATTGCTCTAATCCCGCAGATACAAAAAAAGCGCTCCCCGGCCGCTCCCGCGGGCGGCCAGGAGCGCACCCTAGCCGCCGCCCATGCCACACCCCGCCGCCcttcctcccctcgccgccgccggcaggcgtcgccgggcaaagcccgcgcggcgcggcggcggcagggcCTTCTCCTCCTCCCGTTTGGGGTTGGACGGCGCGGGCCGGCTGCCTCGGTGGGTGCTCTGGGCGTGCTTGTGCACGGAGGCGTGGAGCTAGCTGGGGCGGGCGCGGTGGCCTCCTGTCGCGCGGATCTGGCGGCTTGGCTCTGGTTCGCCGGCGAGGTGCGCCGCGGGcgcgggcggggcggcgctgAGGCCGGCCGTCGTCGATCTGGCGCCCGGGCGCCCAGATCTGGCGGTGGAGGCGCTCCGGCAAGCTGCGGTGGCGGCGCTCCGGCGGGCTGCGGCTGTAGGGCGCGTTGGGTGCCTGGGGTCCCTTCCCTCGGCCCGGGGAGCTGCGGTGGTGGCGGTGAGGCGCAGTTTTCTGGACGACGGTGCCGCGTCGGTGGAGGTTCTGGTGATGGTGAGCTGCAACAGAGCAGCAGCTTGGGCCGGAGgtggctgggggtgcgcggatcTGACATGGCGCTCTGCTGCGGCGTGTTGAGGGCTGGTGGTTGGCAACGATGTCCTCTACACAACTTGCTATGTTCCTATGCCGTTCGCTTCCTATGAGGCCCGGCGGTGGAGTAGATCCTCCAGGCAAAAGTCTTGCACCTTCTTCGGTGCCGGTGCTGGCGATGTTCTTGAGCATTGCATTCCTTCCTGAAGGCACATCGCGGAGCTATGTCCATCTGCTGCCGCAACTGTCTGGTGTTTCCGGATGAAAACCAAGCTCCATTGGAGCGGGCGGTGACGGCAATTACGTCGTTACCTTCTTGGAGGCACCGCCTTGGAAGCAATGACCTTTGTGGAGTGGTGGTCTCATGGCAGTGGTGCAGAGTTGCGTCGTTGTCGGGGTGATggaggccggggcggcggctccggacGGTGGATTTACGCCGAGGCGGCGGCCTCGGATAGCGATGCAACGGTGGCTCTATGGGGCAGAGTCGCAGTTGTGTATTGTTTCGGTGGCGACTTGGTGCTACGTGGGTAGCGAGGTCGTCGGCCTGGTCGATGCGACCCAGAGAGGGCGGTCTGACTTTACGTCGGGGCGGCGGCCCCGGATGTGGTGCGGCGTTCGTGGTCTGCGTGCAGTTGTCCTGTGCAGCATGGGCTGCGGGTAACTGTATTGTGCGGCGTTGCTGCTCGAGGACGAGTGGAGGCATGTCGGGGCGGCGGCCCCGGATGTGGTGCGACGTTCGTGGTCTGCGTGCGGTTGTCCTGAGCAGTGTGGGCTGCAGGTTGCTGTATCGTGCGGCGTTGCTGCTCGAGGGTGAGCGGTGGCATGTCGGGGCGGCGGCCCCGGAAGGCGGTGTCGGTTGAGTGCGCAGGGCGCAACGGAGCAGTGGATGTCGAGGCGGCGGCCTCGGGAGAGTTGCAGCTTCGAGAGCATGGACCTCGTGTCGTGTGGGCGACGTGGTTGTCATCGATATTGTTTGTGGGTGGGCTTTGCCCTGTGTGTTAGTCTTTGGGATGGGCTTGGCCCTTGTTGTTTTGGTTTTCGCCCGGTTTTCCGTAATTAACTGAGCAATTCTCTTCTGCTTAATTAATAGATGAGGCAATCTTTGTctccgtttcgaaaaaaaaaATATTGCTCTCTGGGCCGTGTTGTTGATTGCAATGGAGGACGCTAGTGCTACAGTATATCTGCGTATATGTGAGCACATAGAAACAGGGAGGGCAACTTTGGTGAAATGGGCAATGTACTGATCAAATCTGCAATTGGAAAGAGCTGAAACATGGAAGTGAGCCTCGTTGATGTTTTGGATACCTTTGCTCATCCTGGCTGATCCTCAACTCTTGCTTATTTGAATCCATTGCAAATGATCTATTGATTCCTCTCCCCTCGACAGACCCTACCTCCACCGTCCAGCTCTCTCTCTGGTTGGCCATGGCTCACCGCCGTCAACCACCACGCCCACATTCCCACTCCCATCGGAGTACCATGAGCCTCCACACGTCAAGTCCGACCAAGTTGTGCTGCGATGGTTCCTCGGCTGCGGGAACGCCATGGGGCTGGAATTTGAAGATGAATGCTGCAGGAGCATTTGCACCTTGCCTTTCCGCTCTTCATCACCTTCGACTCCACCATCGTTGCCGCCCTCCTTCAAGCTGCcattgttttttttttttgagaaacccAAGCTGCCATTGGTGGTTGCGAGATAGATTTCTTCAGGGCCAGGCCGGCAAAATCTAAGGCCCCGTGCCAAACTCTAAAAGAGGTCCTACCTGCGGATACTTGTGAtattttaaaatatatttatTCATAGCTCCTCTCTGGGATTGAATTAAATTAGGGAAAAGTGTATTTTTCATCTCTCAACTTTTGGTGAAGTCTAGATTTAGTCCCTCAAGTTTAAAACTGAACAACTTGCACCGCCAATACTTGAAACCGGACAAGTTTAGTCCCTTGTCTCGGTTGACCCAGTATCGCTGCTGACTCAGTGCGGTTTTGACCAATCTTTGTCTATGTGGTGGTATTTCTCTCTCCTACCTTCCTCCTCACATTGGCTTACTGAGACAGTTCATCAAACACTAGCACGTACTGTGTGTGCCGGCAGGGCCATCTCCAGAAATTCGGGGCCCCGGGGCGAAAATCAAAATAGGGCCTAAAATTTCAAAAGAGAAGAATCATATTGCCAACGATCAGGAACAAACTTAATTCCATACTACTCATAACCTAGCTAGGTTTACCCGCAAAAAATACCTAGCTTTGTTGACAAATAATTTCATGCCGAAGATTCATGAACAAACTCAATTTCGTCCTAATTGGGCCCCTAGCAACCTAACTTAGCGCTAGCCTGGACCCTGGAGTATCAACATCGCCCCATGGACAAATAATATTGACCTACTCGGCTACTCCTAGCTTAGCATCTGGGAGATCAAGCTTAATCaagtattccctccatccggaaatacttgtcatcaaaatgaataaaaagggatgtatctagacatatttcagttttagatacatctccttttagctattttgatgacaagtattttcggacggacgGAGTAGTACTAGTAATCAAAGAGAGGGATGGGCTTAAGCAGACGAGACATCTATACCTAGTAGACTAGTGGTGGAGGACTAGGGGCACCCATGGAGTGGTCGCCGACGATCCGCGATCACCGATCGACGAAAGGCAGACGACGGCGTCCTGGACGATTGGCGGAAGCGAACCGATGGGCGTGTTGTGTTTAGGGTTAGCAATCGACGACGGAAACATGCCCGATCGATAGACGTACGAGGAGAACTCGTGGGCTGGCTTTGCCGCTGAGTGGGCTCCTTGTACGCTTTCTTAGGCCTTTGTTTGGTTAGCCGCTGGTGGATTAAATCATCTAAACCTAGAGTACCTAGTAATTTGGGGGCCCTGTGCAGTCGCCCATCTTGGCCTCCTCCATCGACGGGGCCGTGTGTCGGGCCGTGCTGGCTGCTCCCGCACGTGCGCCAGGAATACCCTATTTGCCGCTCGCTGTGGCAAGTTGTCGGGCGGACGCACAGGGAGATCGATGGAGAGGGTTCGCGTGTGGGCCGGCCCGTAAAATGTTTCGACAATTCAGGTTTTAGGAACCTTCTCCTTTGTTCCCAGCCGGTTTTTTCCGGTTTTGGGAAGAGCTTCCTAACActtttttttttctgtttcttttttgttttccGTTTCCCTTTTTCCTGTTTATTTTTTCTTCTCTATCTTTTCCTTTTCTACTTTTTCAAGTCTTCTTTTTCACCTTTTTTCTTTCtgtttcttttctttatttttccTTGTCTTCACTTTTTCATTTTTCataattttaaaaatgttcaaaataTTCAAATTTTTCTTGCATGTAAAAGATATTCATTCTTTACAAAAATGTACGAAGTTTAAAAAAAAGTTCGCTtattgaaatattttcaaattttaaaaaatatgttcCGGTTTTAAAAATAATGTTCAGGTATTGAAAAAATGTTCGAATTTCCGAACTTGTTTGAGATTTTTAAAAAGGTTCTAAATTTTCAAATTTGTTCTTTAATTTTTAAAAATGTTCGTTCTATCTAAATTCCTTTCTTTCAAAAATTTATTCGAGTTCTcaaattttgttcacaaattcaaaataTTCATAGATCTAAAATTTTGTTCACAaaatttagaaaatgttcatcttttcaaattttgtttatgagtttgaaaaaaTGTTCCTCTTTCAAAATTCATTCGCAAATTTAAGAAAAATGTTCGTGTTTTCCAATTTTGTTCAGTGGTTTCAAAAATTGTTTCTATTTCAAAGAAATTCGCAATTTTGAACAATGTGTCTTTTTCTAATTTTTTTGGGAGTTTAAAAAATGTTCGAATTTTTTAAAAAATGCTaaaaaatttgaaaaatgttcatcttcTTTTCTTGTTTTTCTGGTTATTTTCTCCtgttccttttttcctttttagtATATTTCACAGTTCTAAAAAATGTTCCTGATTTGATAAAACTGCTCATATTTCTCAAAAGATGTtcgaaaattaaaaaaatcattttCTAATTTTTGTTCTGAGTTTGAAAAGATGTTCTTGTTTCAAAAATTGTTGACGGATTCCAAAACTATTCGCATTTCCAAATTATTGTTCAGAGTTTAAAAAAATGTCACTTTTAACACAAATTTGTTCACATATTCAATAATGTTCGTGATTTTCAAAAAAGTGTTCAGTTTATCAAAAATTTGTTCTGATATTCAATAAATGTTTGagctttttttcttcttctcaaAGTTGAAAGGTGTTCACTTAAAAAAACATATTTCCAAATAATGTTCGCGTTTAGAATTTGACAAAATGCTCGGATCTGTATTACCTTTAGTTTCGCGCGCCATTGCAAGCCAAGAAGCTCATATATCCCGTCggctaggctcttgcatgagcaACAACAGGTCCCTGGTTCGATCCCTCCCTCGAGCACACCACCTTTTGGGGATTTTTCATTGTGTTAcgctaatgggccggcccagctggaGTCGCGCCAGTGCGTCCGCTCGGCAATTCGCCGCAACGAGCGGCGCATAGGAACTCCGGCGTGCTGCTTCCCTTGGGCCAAAAAAAAGCCGCAACTCAGGATGGTGCAAGTCAGCATGCCGCGGTGCTGCCTCGTCCCGTTAGTTTTTATCCCTAGTGCTTAGGACGCTGTACGGGAGTGTATATGGTGTACATGGGCGACGCTGCCTCGTCCCTTTTTTGGCTGTGTACATGCTGTACGTGTGCTCCGTAGTCGCTGTACGGGAGCGCCTCCACCCCGTCCAGCATGCTCATGGTGCTGACTGCTGAGGCTGAGCACCGGATGGAGACACCCGACGCGCTCTTCAGCTTCTCTTCGGCCCTCGCGCGCCAGCCCTAGAATGGGCTTCCTAGCCCGGGCACCCCAGATGACGTGCTCCCCGGCAGTGGAGAAGAGTAGGTCAAGGGCGAGCGTACATGAGGTGGAGCCACTGCCTGCGTGGCTTGCCTTCATCTTCCGCGGCCACCATGGTGACGCAGCCTGCTTGCCTTCATCCTCGTAGATCATGAAGCGGGAGTGGTCGTGGGTCGTGGTGTCCGGCGATGTAGAGCGGGGCTGCGATGTCTGACGAGGTGCAGCAAAGCTCGTGGTGGCCAACTAGGTAGAGCAGAGGTATCGTGGCTGGCTAGAGGGACTTGCGATGGTTCGGCCGTGGACGGCACACGCAGTGCATGCAAGGTGTTCAATGAAATGCCTCAATAAGCCATTGTGAGAAGGAACAAGGTAGGAGAGAGAAATTCTGCCACGTGGATGAAGACCGGTCAAAACCACACTGAGTCAGTAGCGATACCGGGTCAACCGAGACAAGGGACTAAACTTGTCCGGTTTCAAGAGTTAGGGATGCAAGTTGTCTGGTTTTGAACTTGAGGGACTAAGTCTAGACTTTGCCAAAAATTGAGGgacgaaaagtatacttttctcaTTAAATTATCtatttgtgaacatttttcaaattcatttTTTTTGCAATTTCACGAACAATTTCTAAAATCCAAGATTTTTGTAAATccgatttttttttcaaaattcctgattttttttgaaaaccaAGAATAATTTAAAAATCTACCAACATTTTTTCTCAAATTCGTAAATTTTTTgtatttgtgaacattttttgcaAATGCATGACCATTTTATCAAATCGTTAACACGTTTCCAAACTCAGGAACACTTTTCAAATTTGTGATTTTTTAaatccatgaacattttttattCTTCAAAttgttgaacattttttaaaattatagaacatttttttaatttcgGAACATCTTTTTGAATCGCAAATATTTTCTaatttttttttttaaaaaaaaatcaaattcgtgaacattttttgaatcccTTGATCGGCATACTGATGCTTGGTTGGCGCAAGTTTGCTCGCACCTGTCCGAGTCATTCAAGAAACCGTGTTGATACTTGACAACTTTTCCAAAGCGAGGAATAAGACGTACTACTACTATAGGTAGGTTCATTGACCAGCCAACCAATTTGACCCTCGTGTCCATCCTCTTGCTCTTCGACTAGTCTACAACTCTACATACACACACTTCTCCTTCTACCCATCAAACAAACAACCCAACACCAACAAGGGAAAAAACACACAGAGCTAGCTAGCTACGTGCAAAGTTTGATGGCCGGAGGAGACAACCTGAAGCTGGTCGGCATGTGGGCGAGCCCGCACGTCCTGCGAGTGCGGCTCGCTCTCCGCCTCAAGGGCCTGAGCTACGAGTTCGTGGAGATGGAGGGGGATCAAGGCCTCAAGAACAACAAGGGCGAGCAGCTGCTCCTTAACAGTAAGCTGCCGGTGCTGATCCACGGCGGCAAGCCTGTCCGTGGTTCGTCCTTGAGCATGATACAGTACATCGACGAGGCCTTCGCTGGCGTTGGCCCCTCCCTCCTCCCCGACGACCCCTCTGAGCGTGCAATGGCTCGCTACTGGGCTGACTTTATCGATGACACGGTATTGCGCTATTTTTTAGATG contains:
- the LOC125540226 gene encoding putative disease resistance RPP13-like protein 1; the encoded protein is MEMVDESRHRGRLQQLFEDLKSAFYEAEEILDDVEYHRLKKQIKDNKMKPDSDVSLRKRDWVKKKLQSAVPSFPLKDQKSGMAKTKLKQSLDKIEKVINDTCGILEKMNLPSIINANRSHAVAASSRGAVTTATPPLVVIGRGEDCDKIAAMLHETEQDGLPGTNSTLRYSVIGIHGIGGSGKSTLAQLVCDREKKDKQEKKDGHFDLVMWVHVTQSFSVDTIFKMMFNAATGTPCPHFDNPDILEVNLKNELQGKRFLLVLDDVWYSNGDDVQYEKLQKILTPLNAGEAGSKILLTSRTEDALIALGAEEQRRILIPALDEDVFLKLFMHYALPSVPIDDGVRRTLEDIGKEIAKKLKGSPLAARTVGGQLRTRTNVDFWLGVRDGDILNETMGALWWSYRHLDEQVRRCFVYCSIFPRSRCLKRDELVKLWAAAGFARSANQGEDTENICQEYFDQLVSASFLQIGVRDQNDYYIVHDLLRDLAEKVAGRDHLRIENHAKLIKHDFCYKKLEWIIEGSAVDVDVQHVFVQTYDAALITEKICKLKSLRTLIIDSVWAAPVEKKVLEHMFVRLKKLRVLSIAISADYGQKMLSVPASVGQLRHLRYLAFRTKESQLLSMRLVLPGTLSKLYHMQVLHFGGNLLLTSSEDWCDLINLRHVIYSKDLKIGSIDRLTSLQTLGRFMVRKEQGYQLKQLGNLNKLGGELCICGIENIESKAEALEANLADKGGLRKLVLQWDGVASAEVETEVLEGLCPPKYLDELTIEGYIGLRYPSWMDGEDNGGPKYLKNLKFSGCSQELGPELRGFVSHLRVLSIQFCSWVSLPDCMEHLRSLHELSIRCCSNIRSLPTMPQSLQDFRVHACNDVLMGSCKIIGDPNWEKVQHIPRARIGGYVLTMGVVREPEEAQAEVVSD